A window of the Xenopus laevis strain J_2021 chromosome 9_10L, Xenopus_laevis_v10.1, whole genome shotgun sequence genome harbors these coding sequences:
- the ackr3.L gene encoding atypical chemokine receptor 3 L homeolog isoform X1, giving the protein MSAADFAAAMDYMESMNSSDFNLSCSNGDCIILESLSCPNTLNKSALLYTLAIVYIFIFVMGLLANSMVIWLNLQSKTTGYETHLYIFNLAIADLCVLLTLPVWVVSLVQHNQWPMGEMTCKITHLVFSINLYSSIFFLTCMSVDRYLCVSLNGTAGQRRRKIVRRLVCVLVWLVAFVFSLPDTYYLKTVSSPVTNETYCRSMYPEETFKEWLLGMEIVSIMLGFVIPFPIIAIFYCLLACTLSSSSSSSGDQERRISGRLIVSYVVVFMVCWLPYHAMVILDVMSFLQLIPFSCFLDNFFYAALHITQCYSLLHCCINPILYSFIHRNYRYEIMKAFIFRYSSKTGLTKLIESSKVSEAEYSAVDQIPK; this is encoded by the coding sequence ATGAGTGCAGCCGATTTTGCCGCCGCTATGGATTACATGGAAAGTATGAATTCCAGTGATTTCAATCTGAGCTGCTCCAATGGCGACTGCATTATACTGGAGTCCTTATCCTGTCCTAACACGCTGAACAAGAGTGCTCTGCTTTACACACTTGCTATAGTCTACATCTTTATCTTTGTAATGGGACTCCTGGCCAACTCTATGGTGATCtggctcaacctgcagtccaaAACTACTGGGTATGAAACTCACCTGTATATTTTCAACTTGGCCATAGCTGATTTATGTGTCCTCCTCACTCTGCCAGTCTGGGTGGTGTCCTTGGTCCAACATAACCAGTGGCCAATGGGTGAGATGACCTGCAAAATTACCCACCTGGTGTTCTCCATTAACCTGTACAGCAGCATCTTCTTTCTTACATGCATGAGTGTTGATCGCTACCTTTGCGTGTCATTAAATGGCACTGCTGGCCAGCGCAGAAGAAAAATCGTACGACGATTAGTTTGTGTCCTTGTCTGGCTTGTTGCCTTTGTTTTCTCCCTTCCAGACACTTACTACTTAAAGACTGTTTCCTCACCTGTTACTAATGAAACCTATTGCCGCTCAATGTACCCTGAGGAAACCTTCAAAGAGTGGCTATTGGGAATGGAGATAGTGTCCattatgctgggatttgttaTTCCCTTCCCAATAATTGCAATCTTTTATTGCCTACTGGCTTGTACTCTTTCATCTTCTTCGTCTTCTTCCGGGGACCAAGAGAGGAGAATCAGTGGAAGGCTTATTGTTTCTTATGTAGTTGTGTTTATGGTTTGTTGGCTGCCATACCATGCCATGGTCATACTAGACGTTATGTCCTTCCTGCAGCTTATCCCTTTCAGTTGTTTTTTGGATAATTTCTTCTATGCTGCCCTCCACATCACTCAGTGTTACTCCCTGCTCCACTGCTGTATCAACCCAATCCTGTACAGTTTCATCCACCGGAACTATCGCTATGAGATAATGAAAGCCTTTATCTTCCGCTACTCATCAAAGACTGGTCTGACCAAACTTATTGAATCTTCTAAGGTATCTGAAGCAGAATATTCAGCTGTAGACCAAATTCCAAAATGA